One genomic region from Gossypium hirsutum isolate 1008001.06 chromosome D13, Gossypium_hirsutum_v2.1, whole genome shotgun sequence encodes:
- the LOC107919387 gene encoding RING finger protein 141, with protein sequence MDSIPNEYGISNLLHQILFPSFTRLRINTASVGYHSFIYEILQRGRRMSHWVLSRGINCKVLPLRSVIQASVVEHYNDGILMGRALAESEPKFENSNYGMVPAKESLVKEMLKTIRIEAGDEEDCMICLEELKVGFDASRMPCSHTFYGDCIEKWLRQSHYCPIYRFEMPAN encoded by the coding sequence ATGGATTCAATTCCAAACGAGTATGGAATCTCCAACCTGCTTCACCAAATTCTATTTCCATCGTTTACAAGACTCCGAATCAACACAGCCTCTGTTGGTTATCACAGCTTCATTTATGAAATTCTCCAACGTGGACGAAGAATGTCACATTGGGTTCTTAGCAGAGGAATTAATTGTAAAGTGTTGCCTTTACGATCAGTGATACAGGCATCCGTTGTGGAACATTACAATGATGGGATTTTGATGGGAAGAGCTTTGGCTGAATCAGAACCAAAGTTTGAAAACAGTAACTATGGCATGGTTCCGGCTAAAGAGTCCTTGGTTAAGGAGATGCTAAAGACGATCAGAATAGAAGCTGGAGATGAAGAAGACTGCATGATATGTTTGGAGGAGCTCAAGGTTGGGTTTGATGCTTCTCGGATGCCTTGTTCTCATACTTTTTATGGTGATTGCATCGAGAAGTGGCTGAGGCAGAGCCATTATTGCCCTATTTATCGGTTTGAGATGCCAGCCAATTAG